CTTCACCCACGTCCGCGTCAACCAGCACCCCGACGGCGGCATCGCCCGCCTGCGGGTCCACGGCGAAGTGGTCCCGGACCCGCAGTGGCTGTCGGTCCTCGGCACCTTCGACGTGGTCGCCCTGGAGAACGGCGGCCAGGCCGAGGACGCCTCCAACCTCTTCTACTCCCCGGCCTCCAACACCATCCAGCCGGGCCGCTCCCGCAAGATGGACGACGGCTGGGAGACCCGCCGCCGCCGCGACCAGGGCAACGACTGGATCCGCTACCGCCTGGTGGCCCAGTCCCAGATCCGCGCGATCGAGATCGACACGGCGTATCTGAAGGGCAACAGCGCCGGCTGGGCCTCGGTGTCCGTCAAGGACGGCGAGGACGGCGAGTGGACGGAGATCCTCCCGCGCACCCGCCTCCAGCCCGACACCGACCACCGCTTCGTCCTCCCCGCCCCGGCGGTCGGCACCCACGCGCGCGTGGACATCTTCCCGGACGGCGGCATCTCCCGCCTGCGGCTGCACGGCTCCCTGACGGAGTCCGGCGCGACAGCCTTGGCGGCCCGGCATCAGGAACTCGGCGGCTGACAGGCGCAGGGCGTCAAACGCCGGAGGGGCTGAGAAACCAGCCCGTCCGGCGTTCGAGGACGAGGCCCGTTCAGGGCCGAAGCGGGGGTCTGGGGGCGGCAGCCCCCAGGGACGGGACGGGTAGGGGCGGCGGGGGCGAGAACATCACATGGGCGTCACGCCGCGTGCCCCCCGTCCACCGACAGCTCCGCCCCCGTCACGTAATCCGCCCCCGCCAGGTAGGCGACCATCCCCGCCACCTCGCCGGCCGTCCCGAACCGCCCGAGCGCCGTCATCGCCGCCTGCCCCGCCGCGTAGGGCCCGTCCGCCGGATTCATGTCCGTGTCGACAGGACCCGGATGCACGATGTTCGCGGTGATACCGCGGGGGCCGAGTTCCCGGGCGAGGGCCTTCGTGAGGCCGATCAGGGCCGACTTGCTGGTCGCGTAGAGGGTCCCGCCGGGGCCCGGCACCCGCTGGGTCATACAGGTGCCGACGGTGATGATCCGGCCCCCGGACGACATCCGCGCGGCCGCCGCCTGCGAGGCCAGGAACACCCCGCGCACATTGACCGCCAGCACCCGGTCCACCTCCGCGAGCGACAGGTCCTCCAGCGGCCCCAGCACCCCCACGCCCACGTTGTTGACCAGCACGTCCAGGTCGCCCAGCGCCTCCACCGCACGGTCCACGGCTCCCGCCGCCTCGGCCGCGTCCGCGGAGTCCGCCCGCAGGGCCACCGCACGGCGCCCCACCGCCTCGACGGCCCGTACGACGTCCTCGGCCGCCTCCTTGCCGTTCACGTACGTGAGGGCCACGTCCGCGCCCTCCCGGGCCAGCCGTACCGCTGTCGCCGCGCCGATACCGCGGCTGCCGCCCGTGACGAGAGCCACCTTGCCGTTCAGAGAAGCAGTCATGGCTCCATCCCAGTGGTCCGCGGGCGCCCGTGCTGGCGGCGAACGGACACCGAGGTGGGATGCCCGGAACTCTTTCCTCCGCTTCCCGCGTTCTCCAGACGTGACCCTTCAGCAAGACATCGTCGGCAACGCCATGCAGATGGCGGTCGTCAGCCTGCAGCCCGGTCAGACCGTGTACTGCGAGGCCGGAAAGTTCCTGTTCAAGACCACGAACGTCACCATGGAGACCCGCCTCGGCGGCCCGTCGAACCCCGGTGGCCAGCAGCCCCAGGGCGGCGCCGGCGGTATGGGCGGCATGCTCCGCCAGGCCATGGGCACCGCCATGCAGGTCGGTCAGCGTGCCCTCGCGGGCGAGTCGCTGGCGTTCCAGTACTTCACGTCGACCGGCGGCGAGGGCACCGTCGGCTTCGCGGGCGTCCTGCCCGGTGAGATGCGGGCCCTGGAGCTCGACGGCACGCGCGCGTGGTTCGCGGAGAAGGACGCCTTCGTCGCCGCCGAGTCCACCGTCGACTTCGGCATCGCCTTCCAGGGCGGCAGGACTGGCATGAAGGGCGGCGAGGGGTTCGTCCTGGAGAAGTTCACCGGCCGCGGCACCGTGATCATCGCTGGCGCCGGAAACTTCATCGACCTCGATCCGGCGGACTTCGGGGGCCGCATCGAGGTCGACACGGGCTGCGTCGTCGCCTTCGAGGAGGGCATCCGCTACGGCGTCCAGCGCGTCGGCGGCCTCAACCGGCAGGGGCTCATGAACGCCGTCCTCGGTGGCGAGGGCCTCTCCCTGGCCACCCTGGAGGGCAGCGGCCGCGTCATCCTCCAGTCCCTCACCATCGAGAGCCTCGCCAACGCCCTGAAGAAGGCGCAGGGCGGCGACAAGCAGGGCCCGACGGGCGGCCTGTTCTCCACGAACGCCGGGTGACGCGCCACCGATGAGTTGCGGGTGCCCGTGGGGTCTGAGCTGATGACAACAGACCCCACCCGAGAGGGAAGGCACCCGTCATGGGCAAGCTCGTCTCCCAGATCTTCGTCAGCCTCGACGGCGTCTACCAGGGCCCCGGCGGCCCCCAGGAGGACACCAGGGGCGGCTTCGAGCAGGGCGGCTGGACCGTCCCGTACGCCGACGAGGACTTCGGCCGGTTCGTCGGCGGGGTCTTCGCCGACGTCGGCGCGTTCCTCCTCGGCCGTCGCACGTACGACATCTTCGCCGGGTACTGGCCGAAGGTGACCGACCCCGCCGACCCGGTCGCCGCGAAGCTCAACGCCCTGCCGAAGTACGTCGCCTCCTCCACTCTCACCGACCCGGAGTGGTCCGGCACCACTGTCATCGGCGGTGACCTCGCCAAGGAGGTCACCTCCCTCAAGGAGCGCACCGACGGCGAGATCCAGCTCCACGGCAGCGGAGCCCTCCTGCGGTCCCTGCTGAACCTCGACCTGATCGACACCGTCCACCTGATCACCTTCCCGGTCGTGCTCGGCGCCGGCCGCCGCCTCTTCACCGAGGGCGGCCTGCCGACCGCCTTCACGCACCGGAGCGGGCTCATCACCTCCACGGGCGCCTCCATCCAGACGTACGACCTGGCGGGACGGCCGGAGTACGGGTCTTACGAGCTCCCCGAAAACCCCTAGGCGAAGTCCGGCCGCGCGAGTACGGTGATCGCTCCGCGTGCGAGCCACCGACGTCTCCACATCACCGAGGGAGACCGGGAGAGCCGCCCAGATGTCCTCGATCGCCGTACCGGGCGTCCTCGCGCCCCGCCGCACCTGGCTGACCGACCTGCCCGTCCTGCTCGTGGCGGTGGTGTGGGGCGCGAGCTATCTCGCCGCCAAGGACATCACCACCGCCCGCACGGTGATCGCGGTCCTGGTGCTGCGCTTCGCGATCGTCCTGCCCGCCCTCGTGGCCGTCGGCTGGCGCTCGCTGCGCACCCTGAGCGCCGTCCAGTGGCGCGGGGCCGGACTCCTCGGGCTGATCCTCAGCGGGATCTTCCTGCTGGAGACGTACGGCGTCGTCCACACCTCGGCCACCAACGCGGGCCTCATCATCAGCCTCACCATGATCTTCACGCCGCTCGCCGAGGCCGCCGTCACCCGCACCCGCCCCTCACGGGCCTTCCTCGGCGCCGCCGCCCTCTCCGTGCTCGGCGTCGTCCTGCTCACCCAGGGCGGCGGCTTCACCTCGCCCTCCCTCGGCGATCTGCTCATGCTGCTCGCGGCCCTGGCCCGCACGGTCCACGTCCTGGCCATGTCCCGCGTCAAGTCCGTCCAGGGCGCCGACGCGCTCTCCCTGACCACCGTCCAACTCGGCGCCGCCGTGGCGGTGTTCGCGCTCCTGGCGACCGGCGCCGACGCCACGCCCTGGCAGACGGCCGTGGACTTCGGGCCGCGTGAGTGGGCCGGGCTGCTGTTCCTGTCCGTGTGCTGCACGTTGTTCGCCTTCTTCGTGCAGATGTGGGCGGTCCGCCGCACCTCCCCCTCCCGGGTCAGCCTGCTCCTGGGCACCGAACCCCTGTGGGCCGCCCTGGCCGGTATCACGCTCGGCGGGGAACGGCTCGGCGTCCTCGGCCTGGCGGGCGGCGCGCTGGTGCTTGTGGGGACCGCGTGGGGGCGCCGGGCGGCAGGTTAACTCCGGGAAAACTCATCGGACTTGACGGTGAAAATCTCCGAAGTTGTCATTGACATGCCACTGTCTACGCGCGTCATCATGAGGGCATGAGATTCCCCCCACGAATCACTCGTATCGGCGCCGCGGCCGCCGTCCTGTCCGCGCTTCTCGTCGGCGGCACCGTCGCCACGGCCTCCCCGGCCGCCGCCGCGGTCGGCAGCATCTGCTACAGCGCCCTGCCCTCCCAGGCGCACGACACCCTCGACCTGATCGAGCAGGGTGGTCCCTTCCCGTACTCCCAGGACGGCGCCGTCTTCCAGAACCGGGAAGGCGTCCTGCCCAGCCAGTCGAGCAGCTACTACCACGAGTACACGGTCATCACGCCCGGATCGTCCACGCGCGGAGCCCGTCGTATCGTCACCGGCCAGAAGACCCAGGAGGACTACTACACGGCGGACCACTACGCCACGTTCAAGCTGGTCAACTACGGCTGCTGAGCCGGCCGGAGCTCCGGTCCGCGTTCAGCCCGGCTTCCGGCTCTCCGCGGCGGCGAACAGAGCGATCGCCAGCACGAGCAGGGCGACGCTCGCGTAGAGCCCGTAGCCGTCGAGGAAGCCGATCCGCTGCACGAGTCCCCAGTGCCAGTCGGTGAACTCGTGCACCAGGCCGGCGACGCCCTGCACCAGGGCGAGGAATCCGAGCAGTTCCAGCAGTTGCTTC
Above is a window of Streptomyces sp. NBC_00490 DNA encoding:
- the alc gene encoding allantoicase, translated to MTAIPSFTGDANPYGGGDPYADYRTADFPFTQYADLAARQLGAGVIAANDEFFAQRENLLIPGRAEFDPEHFGHKGKIMDGWETRRRRGASAGHPWPTAEDHDWALVRLGAPGVIRGIVVDTAHFRGNYPQAVSVEGTSVAGSPSPEELLGDDVKWTTLVPRTAVGGHAANGFEVSVEQRFTHVRVNQHPDGGIARLRVHGEVVPDPQWLSVLGTFDVVALENGGQAEDASNLFYSPASNTIQPGRSRKMDDGWETRRRRDQGNDWIRYRLVAQSQIRAIEIDTAYLKGNSAGWASVSVKDGEDGEWTEILPRTRLQPDTDHRFVLPAPAVGTHARVDIFPDGGISRLRLHGSLTESGATALAARHQELGG
- a CDS encoding SDR family oxidoreductase, which encodes MTASLNGKVALVTGGSRGIGAATAVRLAREGADVALTYVNGKEAAEDVVRAVEAVGRRAVALRADSADAAEAAGAVDRAVEALGDLDVLVNNVGVGVLGPLEDLSLAEVDRVLAVNVRGVFLASQAAAARMSSGGRIITVGTCMTQRVPGPGGTLYATSKSALIGLTKALARELGPRGITANIVHPGPVDTDMNPADGPYAAGQAAMTALGRFGTAGEVAGMVAYLAGADYVTGAELSVDGGHAA
- a CDS encoding AIM24 family protein; translated protein: MTLQQDIVGNAMQMAVVSLQPGQTVYCEAGKFLFKTTNVTMETRLGGPSNPGGQQPQGGAGGMGGMLRQAMGTAMQVGQRALAGESLAFQYFTSTGGEGTVGFAGVLPGEMRALELDGTRAWFAEKDAFVAAESTVDFGIAFQGGRTGMKGGEGFVLEKFTGRGTVIIAGAGNFIDLDPADFGGRIEVDTGCVVAFEEGIRYGVQRVGGLNRQGLMNAVLGGEGLSLATLEGSGRVILQSLTIESLANALKKAQGGDKQGPTGGLFSTNAG
- a CDS encoding dihydrofolate reductase family protein is translated as MGKLVSQIFVSLDGVYQGPGGPQEDTRGGFEQGGWTVPYADEDFGRFVGGVFADVGAFLLGRRTYDIFAGYWPKVTDPADPVAAKLNALPKYVASSTLTDPEWSGTTVIGGDLAKEVTSLKERTDGEIQLHGSGALLRSLLNLDLIDTVHLITFPVVLGAGRRLFTEGGLPTAFTHRSGLITSTGASIQTYDLAGRPEYGSYELPENP
- a CDS encoding DMT family transporter; the protein is MSSIAVPGVLAPRRTWLTDLPVLLVAVVWGASYLAAKDITTARTVIAVLVLRFAIVLPALVAVGWRSLRTLSAVQWRGAGLLGLILSGIFLLETYGVVHTSATNAGLIISLTMIFTPLAEAAVTRTRPSRAFLGAAALSVLGVVLLTQGGGFTSPSLGDLLMLLAALARTVHVLAMSRVKSVQGADALSLTTVQLGAAVAVFALLATGADATPWQTAVDFGPREWAGLLFLSVCCTLFAFFVQMWAVRRTSPSRVSLLLGTEPLWAALAGITLGGERLGVLGLAGGALVLVGTAWGRRAAG
- a CDS encoding ribonuclease domain-containing protein; the encoded protein is MRFPPRITRIGAAAAVLSALLVGGTVATASPAAAAVGSICYSALPSQAHDTLDLIEQGGPFPYSQDGAVFQNREGVLPSQSSSYYHEYTVITPGSSTRGARRIVTGQKTQEDYYTADHYATFKLVNYGC